The DNA sequence GCTAGATCGAGAGGATACGCTTCAATGGATTGGGCGCTTCCTCGGCCGCATCCACGCTAAGGGCGCAACTAGAACCTACCAAGTCAGGCCATCTCTCGATATTCAAAGTTTCGGCTTTGACTCTCGAGATTTCCTCGTTGCAGGCAATTGGCTGCCTGAAGAATTACTGACTGCGTGGGGTAGCGTCGTTGAGCAAGCTCTCGAAGCTGTGAGAACCGCATATCAACGTGCCGGCGATGTTCGCATGCTGCGACTTCATGGTGACTGCCACGTAGGGAATGTTTTGTGGACCGATGGCGGCCCTCATTTTGTTGATTTTGACGATAGCCGATCGGGGCCATCTATCCAAGATCTCTGGATGCTGTTGTCGGGTGATGAAATATATGCTCGTACCCAGCTTGCCGCAATTCTTCGTGGCTACGAAACCTTTTCCGAATTTGATGACCGAGAGCTGTACCTGATTGAAGCGTTGCGCACACTGCGTTTGCTTCATTACAGCGCGTGGATCGCACGTCGTTGGAAAGACCCTGCATTCCCGGTCGCGTTTCCCTGGTTCGGTACTGTACGCTACTGGCAGGATCGAATTCTTGAGATTCGGGAGCAGATTGCCAAAATGCAGGAAGCGCCGCTCCGTCCGGCGAGGTAAGAGGATGCCAACTAAAAGTTCGCTGAATATTTTAGTTTCACAGTAGTTAAGTGATCTATTCGCGTTGACTATTTGAAAGGGAATTCGATTGAGTAACATCCGCACAATTGACATGCGTTTCATCGACGACGTTTTTGATATGGGCGGCGGTTATGTGTTGGATTTTTCAGATCGCACGTTTGCCGCCTTCTTTGCAGAAGAACTGAATATCGACATTACTGAGCAGCAGTACTATCGTGACGGGACATCAAAGGCCAAGCGACTCAGATGCTTCCTTCAAATAGTTGATAAAGCGACGCTCGTCCAGACGCTAAAAGCACTTTGGGAGTATCGCGAGGGGATCCGTCAGCGGACTAATGAGCCAGACAAGGTAGTAAACGCACATGGTCGATTTCTGGAATTACTCAATCGTATCCAAGGAACACAACCTGCTGCAGCGCCCATGTCGCCGATAGTTCCGAAGCCTGCGTTTAATCGAGAACTTATTTTGCAGTTGAAAGAGAGCCTGCTGACAATCGCAGCACTGTCACCACAGTCGCGTGGCTTCGCTTATGAAAAATTTCTGAAGAAACTGTTCGACGCATTTGGGCTAGAAGCTCGGCAGGCTTTTCGATTACATGGTGAACAAATAGATGGCAGTTTCCAACTGGGTCACGAGACTTATCTGCTGGAAGCCAAGTGGCAAGGCGCGCCTATCGGCGCTGCCGACCTCCATGTGTTCGAAGGGAAAATTGGGGAGAAAGCGGCGTGGGCTCGTGGCTTGTTCGTCAGCGATAGCGGCTTCACCGCTGAGGGAATTGCCGCTTTTGGTAGAGGGAAAAGTCTGATTTGCATG is a window from the Herbaspirillum rubrisubalbicans genome containing:
- a CDS encoding serine/threonine protein kinase — translated: MDTKQLSAETPYADLTPECIFTAIESLGARCDGRLLQLNSFENRVYQVWTEDGEQYVVKFYRPGRWSDEAILEEHEFSLDLAEQEIPVVPPLSFNARTLHHCEGHRFALFTKRGGRAPELDREDTLQWIGRFLGRIHAKGATRTYQVRPSLDIQSFGFDSRDFLVAGNWLPEELLTAWGSVVEQALEAVRTAYQRAGDVRMLRLHGDCHVGNVLWTDGGPHFVDFDDSRSGPSIQDLWMLLSGDEIYARTQLAAILRGYETFSEFDDRELYLIEALRTLRLLHYSAWIARRWKDPAFPVAFPWFGTVRYWQDRILEIREQIAKMQEAPLRPAR
- a CDS encoding restriction endonuclease; translated protein: MRFIDDVFDMGGGYVLDFSDRTFAAFFAEELNIDITEQQYYRDGTSKAKRLRCFLQIVDKATLVQTLKALWEYREGIRQRTNEPDKVVNAHGRFLELLNRIQGTQPAAAPMSPIVPKPAFNRELILQLKESLLTIAALSPQSRGFAYEKFLKKLFDAFGLEARQAFRLHGEQIDGSFQLGHETYLLEAKWQGAPIGAADLHVFEGKIGEKAAWARGLFVSDSGFTAEGIAAFGRGKSLICMSGLDICDLLDREIPLNQVLERKVRHAAETGAPFAQVRDLFT